In Lolium rigidum isolate FL_2022 chromosome 7, APGP_CSIRO_Lrig_0.1, whole genome shotgun sequence, the DNA window TTAATAGTAATTCACCGCTAACGGACTGGCAAGGAACCTGGCATGGTTGGATCATGAGGATTTAAGGCATGTGGACAATTAGGACACAACCATGTTTGTAAATGGCATAGTTTAATGATGATGCAGAAGTACTCACCCAGTCATAGTTCTTGGAAAGAAATTCCGCCACGGTTGCTTTATGCcttgtcagaagttcctgtttatAAAGTAGAAAAGAACGAACTCATGTATGTACATGTGACTATGCGAGAAAGAACAGTAATGGGGTGATAAAACTGTAGAATTACCCAAGCAAGCATGTGTATTACTATATTTTTACTAGCTTCAAAGTTCAAACTCATGAAATATTTGCTTGCAGATATAGTTGTGTCATCTTGTATAATTTTAGTAGGGCGTAAGTAGACAAGTTAAGTGGATAAGCAAGTCAGCTTAATAGTTTATCCACAAGTCTGGCTTCTTGAAGCAGAAAGAACTGCCGTGCCACATCAAACAAGCAACCGTGCTACGTTACATATATTTTGCGTGCTTGTTACATATATTTTGCATGCTTGTGAACGCAAGAGTGCTAACGGTTGATTGTGATTTTAACAATGCTCATTACTATGCAATTAGCAAaatgaactactccctccgatccatattatgtGTCGGGACTTAAGTCCACATTTGGATAAATTTGAACTAAAGCCCAGACACTTAATATGGATCGGGAGTAATAAATATTACATGCAATAATGCTCTAAGGCAGTTAAATGTCTGAGCAAACACGAGCGTTGTTTAGTTCATAATTTGGTATTTAAAGCAAGAGCAGGAATGAAAAAAGCAACTCACCTTGAAGGTTGCAGAAGCATCTGATGCTATGTCAAAATTTGGAAGTTGTATATAGTCAAAGAACTTCTTCATGTGGTCAGACTCTAAAACGTACCTGCAGATGAACACATACTACGGTAATCAAACACCATTTGTGCAACTCACAATTAATACAGAATTTGATTATATGTAAATAAATTAGTTCATGCGTAGACCATCTGTACTATTCTAGAGAAGAATGGAGCTTAAAAGACCACTCCCAAGATCAATCAAATCAAACTACGAAAGCATGTCACTTCTGACCTACTTCCTCCATCCCGTAATacaagatgttattacaacctgCTAGCTCatatattggttgtaataacatcttatactatgggacggagggagtacttttaaaTGCATACAACATTCATCCAACAGGGCATCGGTGTTACATACTTATTGCTGTATTGTAGAGGTGCAGACACAAGAGTGATTGAAGAGTTCGCAACCACAGATGGATAGGCAACATCCATTTTCAATTTTCTATTCATGGCTTGTAAGTTTAGTGTGCTTTCTGACCCATTCCGACAAAAAACGACAATCATGGGAAATGTGGAATACATATTCAACCTCTTGATATATAGGTTAGGAAGCCATAGAGGTTGGGTCAAATTTAAAAGATTAGTTTAGTGTTTGTGTCTGTCTTTCTTTTGGATCGCATGGGCTGTTTCTCCTTTAATCTGTCAATTGTTAATAGTAGGGTTAGCCCCTATAGTTTTGTTCCCATACAAAAAAAACTGCCTTCATCCTATGGTTCTTGCATTGATAGGTATATGGGCGATAGTTTAACTGTGACACAAATTTCTTTAAGCTTGACGTGACAACTAAATACAGTAATGTCACCTTGCAATACTCTGATGGCGTATGCATTCCCTCAGCATGGCACCATAGTGTAAAGCAATCTCCATATTCTCATACCTGCAAGGTGAAGAAATGAACAAATCAAACAGCAGTAATACAAAGTAATTAACAAAACAGAAGCAATACTTGGACACAATAACCATGTAGCTTGTGCAATTTCATATAACTGGCAACATTTGCTGTAACATCATGGTAtcaaattaagttgcttgtttTACAAATGTATTGCTAAATTATATGGCTCTAGCATTTAAGTCCCTTAAAATTAAAATTGACCAGAATCAGAGGGTGATAAATGGGAAAAAAGTGAGGTGCAAAAATCAAATGCATAAGGTTAACCATCACGAATGTACGGCAGGGGGGCATGCATCAGCTCAAATGCAGCCTGATACATGAATACAGCACGAATCCAGTATCTGCTAACTGTAGATTTCATAATCAAAATCCATTTTATAACAGAAGACACTCAATAATCACGCCAGTACTATTGCAGGGAGACAGAGATCGTGCAAACCACACAAGAACTAAGAGGGCATGTTTCTTACATGATCTCTAAATTTGGAAAGAGTAACAAATATATATTTCAGCAACACAAAGGGAGAAACACAGGCACCCAATGGTATAAACTAAAATTTGAAGGGAAGCATAATATTATGGCCTAGATTTACTTCAGAGTTAGAAGTAGCCAGTTGCCTAATCAAGAGTTAAGTGGGATATGCAGAACACAGTAGCACGCAGCTTATCAATCACAGGGAGTGATGGAGGTGAATGCAAGTGCTCAAGTAACAGTAACACGCATGGAATAACAATAGAGATAAAATTCACACAAAAAAGATTAACAAACAAAATGAGAAAAGATCCCAATTTCTTATTAACAGAACAATGTGGCTTTTATTTACTTGTGACTCACCCAGAAATTAAGGTGTCTAAAAGATCCTTATTTGACTCTAGGTACTCAGACGCAACTATCCGCGAGGAGACTTGCTGTCTTTGCaagtttgcaacaacttgagtagcATCTTTCCTGGTCTGTAACAATCCAAAGTGCAAACAGATGTTATCTATGAAATAAGTATCCATCTAAACGACAGCGATAAGAAAATTATTCACTGAACAAAATATTTTTGTAGTCCTCTAATGATCTACGAAAACAAACTCAAATTATGTACCTCCAGGTTTAATTTCGGAATACAGATAATTAATAATCGTAGAGTGTTCTCTCTGAAGAACTCTTGGGTCAACTGCACACAAGCTTCAGTCACAGGCTCATGTTCGCCGTTGCCATAGAGAATACACTTCAATTCCCTTATATTTTTGCTTAATTCTGCCATCTGCGTAAACAATTTTAGCTACAGTTAGTATACAGAAATATGTTATTTGAATTGAGAGGGTATTATTTATTTTGAGAACAAACTGAGCAAAAGACTGAAATTTCGCTTTGATGCATAAAACCAGAGCCATATAACGCCATGTGCCAGCACACGTTCCAAACAATGTCTTTTTTTAGAAGGATATCACTAATATTACTCCAGGAAGGCATTTACTGCTCAAAATGAAGATTTGTATTCATAGTTACCGCTTGTAGCTTGCAGGCCACATGTAGCGATTCGTTCTGAGCATAAAGCAGTTCACACAGTTCAGGGCGGTCACGACTTCGTTATTTCTCGCCGCTGACCCGAGAATTATTTAAGTTGAGATAATTCCGTTCACAAATTAACTGTTTCATACTTTGTCTTGATATGTGCCAACGGGCAATGGCTCACTAAAGTGTTAGGGACATGGGCTCATGCACGTTGGGCCACACGGCTTCACGTCAATTAGGCCGAATAGCTAGCGTGTGGCCCATGTACGGCAGCTCCAACAGCATAACAGGCCAGTTTGCGTGGAGGGAGACGGTTATCAAAATAGAGTTGGCGGTAGCTTCCGCCTCCTGAATTCTGGCTTACCCCCCATCCCCGTGCTAACCTATGATCGCCGTGCAACGCTACATTTCGTACATCGCTCCCACTTTGCTGTTGGGACAATGTTATCATGATTcccatgtggcgcctatgggaTGCCCACAACAACCTTGCATCCAACAACGTCCAGGGTTCGTGCCCGACTTCCTGCGGGGCGCCGCTGCCCATGTTAGACCTTTGGAGTCAACTCCGACTACTATGCCCGCGCCACTCTTGCTGAGTAGCGGGATCACTATGAGCCATAATAATTTAGAAGTTCACACTTGTCGCACAATCCTGCCTGTTTCCTACTTCGAGTGTACCGTTACAAGAAGGGCATCGAATTATAAGCTTATTATGACAAGTCATCAATCATTCTATCACACGCCCATCTGCAACATTATCATAATTGACATATTTATTTATGCCCATGTATCGTAAGCgttccccagaccccgcacagtgcgggagctctcagcactgggtgCGTCCATGTATCGTAAGCGTAAGCGTACATCGAAATATGAGCCTATGATGAGAAGTAAGCTGTCGATCATCTATCACACGCGCATCTGCAACATTATCATAATATACTGAAGTAACGTATTTGTGGTCATATAAACCAAAATCGTATCACCCGGAGTTCCGTGAACCAGCCCATTTCTATCATCATCGTGGATCACAAGGAAGTAAACCAGTTACTAGGTACTAGAACGGCCTAAATAGTAGTAGCAAATGGAGCAGCACGCACTCAGgctttcatggaaaaataagagtaCGGACCACAAATCAGGCCAAATCGAGTAAGGGATAAAACAGCTTCCGCTCCTATGGCGCGATCCGAGCCAAATCCGTGGGCGGGGAAAGGGGATCGGAACAGGGGTGGGGAGGCCTGCCGGAATTGGGTCTCACCTTCTCCTCCCGCTTGGCGTCGGTGCCGCGCGATGCGGAGTGGAGGTCGAGGTAGATGAGGAGCTCGCGCGTCTGGCGCACGACGTCGGCCGGGGTCCGCGGCTTGGACTTGAAGAGGCCCTTCATCTTGGCGCCGTCGTCCGCGGCCTGCGGGGCGGCGAGGCGCGGTGGAGAGGGCAAGGGCGAGGCGGCGGGCCTCCTCCGCCCCGCCGACCCGAAGGAGAAGCAGCCTCGGAACAGCGCCACGGCTCCCGAGCTCGGCGCGCGGCGCCCCCGACGCCTGCCTGCCTCCTCCGCTCTGGGACGGGCGCGATCCGGCGGGGCGCGGCGTGGGGGCGGTcgcgcggcggtggtggccgAGATCGGAGATCCCCGAACCTATCCACCGGTGCGGCGCGGCGCGGACGAGGTGGGCGTGGGCTGGGACCCGGGTGGTGGTGCGTTTCTCGACGCTTCCTTCCTTTGCCTTTGTCCCTTCCCCTTGTCCCGTTTCCTGCTCCGCCTGCAAATGTTGTGATCAACTTTGGATTCCGTGATCCAGCTATAGACTTTGCCTAGTGTAGGTGTAGCACACTACCCCTATACCTATCTCGGAGGGGTGTATTTTCCGAATCTCAGTTTTAGTGTAGATCGTCTACGAATCGAAATTCGAAATTCGATTCAAATATAGATACTCCAGTCAGATTGACGATTCTTATCCATGCATCAATCAAATACTGCAATGATGTTAATGACCTGTTCACCTTGCACGTCACCATGACCCATCTTTTTCCCCTCCTTTGCACGGGTGATCCGAGCACAGCACCCACGGAATTTGATCAGTGCCGTCGTCTATAGCAGTACTACTACAGCTCCAATCGACAGGAGATGCAAAAGAATATCCAGCTAAAAAGGTCCGGATATCCCGTGGCTCAAAGGACCATGGATGCTTTCAAACGTCAAAACAATGGCTGAATGAATCAATCAAACTACTCCCTCTCGTGTCATGTTTCGAATTACTTCTTCATCTTTGACTTGAATTTTCAGTATAAGTGGAAAATGTAAAATCGGACCTCTAACAGACAGTTCAACACACACCATAAGGACTTTGGTCCGAACCTTTTGCATAACACTCCACATTGGCATGGCACTCTGCTTCGATGTTGACCGGTGTATTGCGATTCAAAGAGCAGCGTGTTGTAACAGCAGAGGTTGTTTTCCCACAAGCAGTGTGATGGCAACAATACAAAAGTGGTCGTCACTTACAGCGACAATGAAAGACAATAAATAAGAAAAATGTTTTTTGAGTTTTTGAAACAATTAATTACTGCTAATGCAACTGTTAGCTCGACAAAATTTTGTTTCTTATAAAGGAAAATGTACCAGTGTTTATGGGATCACTTGATATGCGTCTCATAAACATGGTGCCACAAAAAATAAAGCATCGATAAGGGAAAACTAACGAATGCAAACATGGAATTGCTATAATTCTCAACTTTTAATAAACACCTATATGTGCATAACGTTATAATGTCAACACAGTCAGCATCCACGCGGGCATGGGCCGTGACTCCCTCCTTGGCACCAACATCTATGCCACATCAGAAAATTGAGTACTTACCACGGAGCTATGCCTTAAGAATTTTGATATGATGTTGTGCATCGGTTCTTGTCAAGAAATCAACGGAAACAAGTGCTTTTATAAATAAAATATTCAAAATGGGAGAGATTCACCATCTTTGCTATTGTAATATACTCTAGAATTATCAAGTATAGAATGTAGAGCGAGTAATAATATATATCTACAAAGCCATAACAAAGGTATCACACCGAAGAAATCATCTCATAATCAAGGATCCACGATAAAAGATACATAAAAATGATTGTAATCATGTAGGCCAGCTTATTCGATCTAAAGCAATGATATCACATAGAGATATTAGATCAAACTACCACCACAAACCAATTGTTTTGGGTTGTATTACTCTCTATTGACCATGGAGACAACAAAGGAGGCGATGATGGTGGCAGAGATGTGTTCGAAGGGGATTTCGGGAGcactccccctccaatcttctctggtgATGCCTTCGTTTTTTTCTCTATTTCTGTTATGTCTGGCATCATGCCTCATCTCTTTGAGAATGATCCGTAAAGATATTATGATGGTTTTTATTAGGTCATTATGGAGTCATCAGTAGAAGGGCAATGTTGTTTGCCTCCTATAGAACACGCGTGTTTGCTGGGGACGCGCCTCCTACCAATTGGTGCATGAGGGAGGCATGTGGGTCCCCTAGCTCCTATCTCGTGCATCCAGCTGTGGCGCTCTCCATCTCTGGTAAAAATTCCTTTGAAATTTTCCTCCAATTTTATTCTTTTTAGAAAAATTTCTAAAATAACATATTACGCAAAAGGATATTCTTCATTCTAAACTTAAATACTAAAGTAAATGGAATTTAGCAAAATTACCTATTAAAAATTGGCACATATAATAGAGAAAAGGCAATAATACTTTTTTGGTGTATCACCTAGGCACCTCAACCCCTTGTGTCCTTTGTTAAGTGTATATATGTATTGAACTAGCCATTTCCATATgtttggacttttggttgtgttggctaCTAAAATGAAGCTTGGCATGGTATCGGAGCTTAATTAGGATCTTGAGTTTAAGTCCTAGATTTTGCAATTTATCCTAAAAAAAATTGTTCCCCCATGTGTCCATGTGTAGACCTCTTAAGCCATACCTCTTAGGGCATTTTTTGTAGGATTATTAGAATACAAGAACATGAAACCACGTGATTATAATGTCATTTTAGTTGAATCCTACAAGATTTGGAGCCTATAGGAAATTTCATCAATTAGCGTTTGAttaacatgaaaaacaaaggaatTGTAATATAAGGTTTGAGTGGATGGAAATTTTCCTTTAAAACATAGTCCAATGCAATCTTATAGGAAGAATTCATATGCGTCTTTAAGGACTTCAATCCTACGAATCAAACAATGCACATAGAAAAATCTAAGGATGTAAATCCTACAAAATTCATATGCAATTCCACTGTATCAAACAAGTTCTTAAATTTTTCTATTCACCTGTTGACTTTCTATTCTCAAGTCATACGTGAGAGGAGTGCTGAAGTTTATATGTAAAATACACTAGCCCTTTTTCATGATTTCAAACTTTTGATTGCATTGGCAAATGcatgattattttatttttttgcgggtatctaatgcatgatctttgaCATCCCTAAGTCTATACACACCGGATGTGTGCGCTTAATCGTCCTGGAACTTCAACACCTTGACAAGAGTGTTGAGTAGTGCAACCTCAACATCTTGATCTAGGGTGTTGAGCAGAAGGGTGAGATCCCAAATTAGTTTTCACAATGGGTCGTTTTCGGTTGAACTTTCAGTTTTAAGTCAAATTTGTCATtttttcacttgagaataaattgGAGCAAAGAACTCTTCCGAGATGCCTAGATGGAGCGCTAACTGTACTTGGTTGACACATCGTTAACACACACGAAAGATAAAATGGAATCGATTGAACATATGGCTCAATGAATAGCCTAACTGTTTGTATGTCGCTCTCTACTCACGTTGCTTGTCAGTCTTGATCAAAAAATAGCGATGATTGGTGGAGCAGTTGAGCGTGGAAAAGTACGTTATTCATGTTGTGCAGTGCAGCAAGGGCGGTCCAGCGGCAGGGCGTGGGCTAACCCGGCGCTCAAGTATGAGCAGGACAAGCGTGGACGAGTGTGGACTATGAGTAGAAAATAGTGGGGCAGAGAAATGGAAAAGAGAATTCAAAAAGATACATAGCAATAATTCATCAGGTCCAAAACATCTTACCTCGAAGGTCCTATCAAGTTCAATATATTACAAGCTGCGGCCTATCAAAAGTTCTTGAGATTTACATCATCTGCTGTTTTTTGAGATTTTTACATGATGTATAATTTACATCATCTACGGGAGATGCTCTAATGAGAGTTGAAAGGACCTGAGCAACGACTCCTTGCCTCGCCTCCCTTCTAGGCTGCCGGGGGAGAAACACTGGCTCCCAACCGCCGCCACCCCTCCCTTTTCCCTCTCCCTTCGTCGGGCCCAGAGGCGGTCACCGGAAACCCCGAGTAGTGTCGGTGAAGTGGGTGGTCATGGCGTGGCTGAGAGGGGAAACACTCAATGGTGTTTTGCTCCACGCCTGGCGGCACGCCGTCGCTGCAGCGGTATCATGGAGACGACGATCTCGACAGGAGGTACCAACCGACGCAAGGCCCCTAGAGTAGCGGGCCTGGACACGGCGGCGACATCCTCTCCAGCGAGAATGTTTGGCCAGGAGGCTGCTCCATGTGGTGGTGTGTGGGTGCGGCAGATCACGGGGATCCCAAGCCCATATTCAGCGCAGGAGATGTGTGGCGGCCAAAACTTTATCCGGCATCGATGGCGCTAGATGTGACAGAACCATAGTCATCTAGGGCCTGCAGATCGGAGATTCTAGCGGCATTGACCTCGTGGTAGTGGTAATCTATCTGACGACAAGTTCGGGATGTGGGGTTGCTGGTGAAAACCACGCTGGCATCAGCCATGGCGAACGATGGTGGCATCTTTGCACCGTTACCATGTCGAAGGCATCATTGTTGCAGCTCTCGTCTTCTTTCCCAGGCTACTCAGGGTGAAACCCTAGATTTGGTTCTCTAAGATCAAACAATGGCGGCGCACGACGCCGTTCTCCCTCCTAGAACATGTGCTAGTTGGAGGGACCTGAGGTTGTGTGTCGTGTTTTCTTCCGCGGTAAAGACGACGAGTCTTGATGGAGTGGCGCAGCGGCGCCTCGGCGGCGAACGCGTGACGATGGACGCATGCATGGTTGTATTGTTGTCTGTTGTCATGGCAATGTCGGCGGTAGATGTGGCGAGGACCATGTGAATCTTTGCCCTGAAGATGTTTCAATGGTTTGACGGTTGTGACGGCTTCTTGAGTTTGTGCATGAGTTGTGTGGTCCCGGTTCTCTATAGGGTGATTTTGTGATGTTCCTGATACCTAGCCGGTGGGGCGTTGTTTGTGTTTTTAGGGCATAAGCCTCTCTTGGCATGATGTTCACCCATTATCGGTTTTATTTGACTTGCGTGATGGTTTCGGGTAAATTAACGTAAGCTATTGTCGGTTCTTTGTTAAATAAAATAGTACAATTAAAGGCCATATGCATTTTTTTACGCAAAGGTTAGAGGTCTGAACCTCCTTTTTGAAAAAAGATGAGCGTCGAAAACTCAAAGGGCTTCTTTAGTTCACACACTTTTTTAAACATCGAGATGGAAAATACACATGATTGAATTGTCATGTGCTTACTGGAAATCTGCTCCCTCCGATGGGTAGATGATTTCTTATCAAATAGCGTTTCAAAAAACTTCTCCAAAACAGAATAACACTAAATCAtttaagaaaaggaaaaaaatggccTTCGTTAAAAAAACTGATTTGTATCCTTCAAATTGTATGAAACTACAGTGAATCAAGAGGCCTGAAATGTTGAAGGGCACTGCCACGAAGTGCCGGAAATGTTTGGAATGCAAGATTCTTACATGAATTGAGTAGGAACCTCAACATAAGACAGATTTAACGTTTCTTGCCTCGAGAAACTAGGCACTACAAGTTGTCGACGACGCCCATAGTAGTATGGAGATGGGATCCTTTTCGTGGACACTAGAAGATACAAATCAAACTAAGAACTTAAAAAGAAGAACATGAGCTGGATTGAAAATGAAAGGGAAGACATGATGATGGCTACATAAGGTTCCTGATGTGCTCGAACTTTCCACACCCACAACCATCAGGATGTTACACATCTGTACCCGACAAGGTGAGTATCCTTATCGATCGTGATCAGGGCTCCTAATCTTTGAACAGATGAGCAGATCAAATGCCTCCTACAATTGGAAAGATAGAGCTACCGCAAATAAAGGAAAACTGAAAGATGGAGCTGGCACCATTGCCCTTTTGGCCACCACTCTGTTGCTTTCACGCCGCTCCGCTTGATCGTGGATGCGATCTGGTAAGACCGGTAGTTATGTTCCACCAAATCAGTAGTTCACTTAGTATCTAATATAGTAGCACCGAAGATACAGATAGTTTGCGTTGTGACTTTTTTTTCTGTAATCTCAGCATGAATTGAACCGTTTCATATGAAATTCCTACAAATGTGTTAGCCTCGCCAAGAATGCAGATATATTAGCTCAGTAGATCATATTCATTTCAGATGCCAGTAATTAGGGTCTATACTGAAACAAAAGAAGGCAAACAATGTTTCAGTAGAGTAGCGATACATTGATTAAACTTCAGACAGCAGCTAATTTCCGCGTGTGTCTTGCGATCTGACAAAAACTAGAACAACAACATATGAGAAAAGTGTTATTCCCCTGAGCTACTACGAGGTTTCAGCTGTTGGGATCGATGACTGCAAATCGCCATCTTCCAGTCTAGAAGAAGGCTCGGCTTCCGTAGAACACCTTGGGAGATTTGTCCTGCGGCGTGGGTTTCTTGGTCGCCGCGCTCGAGTCGGTGCCGCTGGAGTCCGCAGGGGAAGTGGCGGCGCCGCCGTCGTTCCCGCCGTTCTTGTCGCTGCCGTTGTCCATGTCCaaggggagcttcatcttggccaGCGACTCCGTGAACTGCTGCATGCTCTTCATGTACATGTCCATGATCTCCTTCTGGTTGACCTGCACCTCCTGCTCGAAGTTGAAAGTCATCGCCGGCGGCGGCTTGTCCACCGCGGTCTCGGACATGGTGCCGGGCGAGTCCACCGCCGGGCTCTCCTGGACGGTGTGGGACGAATCGACCTCCGCCGCGTCCGAGGCCTTCTCCTTCTGCCCTGCCGCTGATGACAGCGCGTTCCCTGACGGTTCTGACGGGTTGGACTGCGGAGTGGCCGGGACGGCCGCGGCGGGGGACTCCGTGGTGGACACGCTGCTGTGCGGCGTGTCGCTCCGGAAGGCGCCGGCCGAGTCGGCGGTGCTGTTGTCCGTCGAGAAGCTCTGCACGACGCGCACGCCGGCGTCGTGGGACTCCTCGCCGTCAACGTCCTCTGAGgtcaggaggctctcgttgctctgCGCTTGCACAGCCGTGCACGGCAGCCCAACATACTCCGAGAGCATCATCTTGTTCTCCTCCACGAGATTCATGTCAGGGAACTCCATGTTCTCGTAGTCCTTGGCGGCACCGTCATCGCCGGCGTCCTCGCACACGTCATCGGGATCGGCCAGCGCCGGCTTGGGGGTGGGCGAGACGGGGATGACATCGGGCACGACCCCGATGTAAGCGAGCTCGAGCTCCAGGAACCCGGCCGGGGAGTGGAAGAGGTCGCTGGTGGAGAGCGTGAACTCACCGGCGAGCGTGCCGCCCTCGGCGGCGACGACATCCGGGAGCGGCACGAGCGCGAAGCCCAGCAGCTGGTCCTGCAGGTAGTTCTTGACCCGGCTGAGCATCCACACCTCGCAGCGGAGCGTGGCGTCGAGGTCCCCCGCGCGCACGCCGACGCGCACCGACTGGTCGAACACCGGGTTGCGGCCCCCGCCGTTGATGACCTGCGTGGACGCCGCCGGCGCGCCCTCCCCGGGCAGCGACAGGCGCGCGTACACGTCCTGCTTGTGGTAGATGCAGATGTTCTGGATGTCCCGCGCGCTCCGCACGTGCACGTCGACGTACCCGATCAGCTCCCCGGCCCCgttcgccgccggcgccggcgccgaaacCGCCGCGTCCATCTGCTGGTGCGACTCCATGAAGCAAGAAGAACACCTCCGCCGCTAGCTACTCTGCAGCTGTAGCCAAGAGAAATAACAAAGAATCAAACGAAATCCGTATGAGATTACGCCTAATTTG includes these proteins:
- the LOC124670210 gene encoding putative MO25-like protein At5g47540; the encoded protein is MKGLFKSKPRTPADVVRQTRELLIYLDLHSASRGTDAKREEKMAELSKNIRELKCILYGNGEHEPVTEACVQLTQEFFRENTLRLLIICIPKLNLETRKDATQVVANLQRQQVSSRIVASEYLESNKDLLDTLISGYENMEIALHYGAMLRECIRHQSIARYVLESDHMKKFFDYIQLPNFDIASDASATFKELLTRHKATVAEFLSKNYDWFFAEFNSRLLSSTNYITKRQAIKLLGDMLLDRSNSAVMMRYVGSKDNLMILMNLLRDSSKNIQIEAFHVFKLFAANKNKPAEVVNILVTNRSKLLRFFAGFKTDKEDEQFEADKEQVIKEISAL
- the LOC124677142 gene encoding uncharacterized protein LOC124677142; the encoded protein is MESHQQMDAAVSAPAPAANGAGELIGYVDVHVRSARDIQNICIYHKQDVYARLSLPGEGAPAASTQVINGGGRNPVFDQSVRVGVRAGDLDATLRCEVWMLSRVKNYLQDQLLGFALVPLPDVVAAEGGTLAGEFTLSTSDLFHSPAGFLELELAYIGVVPDVIPVSPTPKPALADPDDVCEDAGDDGAAKDYENMEFPDMNLVEENKMMLSEYVGLPCTAVQAQSNESLLTSEDVDGEESHDAGVRVVQSFSTDNSTADSAGAFRSDTPHSSVSTTESPAAAVPATPQSNPSEPSGNALSSAAGQKEKASDAAEVDSSHTVQESPAVDSPGTMSETAVDKPPPAMTFNFEQEVQVNQKEIMDMYMKSMQQFTESLAKMKLPLDMDNGSDKNGGNDGGAATSPADSSGTDSSAATKKPTPQDKSPKVFYGSRAFF